In Juglans microcarpa x Juglans regia isolate MS1-56 chromosome 4S, Jm3101_v1.0, whole genome shotgun sequence, a single window of DNA contains:
- the LOC121263829 gene encoding probable mannitol dehydrogenase encodes MAKSPEEEHPRKAFGWAARDTSGVLSPFKFSRRATGDKDVTYRVLYCGICHSDLHMLKNDWGNTAYPLVPGHEIVGVVTEVGSKVENFKVGDKVGVGCMVGACHSCNNCANNLENYCPKSILTYGFKYHDGTITYGGYSDIMVADEHFVIRIPDNLPLDACAPLLCSGITVYSPMKFYGLDKPGMQVGVVGLGGLGHVAVKFAKAMGAKVTVISTSPKKKKEALESLGADSFLVSSDQDEMQAAQGKLDGIIDTVSAMHPLVPLIGLLKLNGKLVLVGAPEKPLELPVFPLIMGRKTVAGSLIGGIKETQEMIDFAAKHNITSDIEVIPMDYVNTAMQRLQKADVKYRFVIDIGNTLKSNS; translated from the exons ATGGCGAAGTCACCAGAGGAAGAGCACCCTAGGAAAGCCTTTGGATGGGCAGCCAGAGATACTTCTGGGGTCCTGTCTCCCTTCAAATTCTCTAGAAG GGCAACTGGAGACAAGGACGTAACGTACAGAGTTCTTTATTGTGGGATATGCCACTCGGATCTTCACATGCTGAAGAATGATTGGGGCAATACCGCCTACCCACTTGTCCCTGG GCATGAGATTGTGGGTGTAGTGACAGAGGTGGGGAGTAAGGTAGAAAACTTCAAAGTTGGAGACAAGGTTGGCGTAGGCTGCATGGTTGGAGCCTGTCATTCGTGCAACAACTGCGCAAACAACCTTGAGAATTACTGCCCAAAATCGATCCTCACCTATGGATTCAAGTACCATGATGGAACCATCACATATGGAGGCTACTCTGATATCATGGTCGCGGACGAGCACTTTGTGATCCGTATTCCGGACAATCTGCCACTTGATGCTTGTGCCCCTCTCCTATGTTCCGGGATCACCGTCTACAGCCCCATGAAATTTTATGGGCTTGATAAACCTGGTATGCAAGTGGGTGTGGTTGGCCTTGGTGGGCTAGGCCATGTGGCTGTGAAGTTTGCAAAAGCTATGGGGGCTAAGGTGACAGTGATCAGTACCTcgccaaagaagaagaaagaagcctTGGAAAGCCTTGGTGCGGATTCGTTTTTGGTGAGCAGTGACCAAGATGAGATGCAG GCTGCCCAGGGAAAATTGGATGGAATCATTGATACGGTCTCTGCAATGCACCCTCTCGTGCCTCTAATTGGCCTGTTGAAGTTAAATGGAAAGCTTGTCTTGGTTGGTGCACCAGAGAAGCCGCTTGAGCTACCGGTCTTTCCTTTAATCATGG GAAGGAAGACAGTGGCTGGTAGTCTTATTGGAGGCATCAAGGAGACGCAAGAAATGATTGATTTTGCAGCCAAACACAACATTACATCCGACATTGAGGTTATTCCAATGGATTACGTGAACACTGCCATGCAGCGCCTCCAGAAAGCAGATGTCAAATACAGATTTGTCATTGACATTGGGAACACATTGAAGTCCAACTCTTGA
- the LOC121263824 gene encoding probable rhamnogalacturonate lyase B, whose amino-acid sequence MEIRANWSRQWGSLVGCSSGAVILLLFFFLLVDRSEKTLVRRVLWNDGQDSHPDVKLYTDNPQQVVVDNGLLQVNFSRPDGHVLGIKYNGIDNLLEERNSREDRGYWDVVWNEPEGRGTGIFERVAATKFRIITEREDQVELSFSTTWDVSLRGRKVPLIIDKRYILQREISGFYSYGIFERLEGWPAVEIPQIRAVYKLQKDKFHFMAVSEDKQRIMPMPEDRLKGQALAYPEAVLLTDPTDSELRGEVDDKYQYSLEDKDNKVHGWISADPPVGFWMITPSDEFRTAGPIKQDLTSHVGPITLAMFLSTHYGGKETEMKFEEGEAWKKVFGPVFVYLNSVDNGENPLELWANAKEQMLIEVESWPYDFTQSEDFLSADQRGTVSGQLLVREPYVNERLMWGQSAYVGLAAPGEKGSWQRESKGYQFWSEADEQGYFIIKNVRPGDYNLYAWVHGFIGDYKNDTQITITPGCEIKLDVLVYEPPRHGPTVWEIGIPDRTAGEFYVPDPYPTLMNRLYNNHLEKFRQYGLWERYADLYPDQDLIYTINNGDYHTDWFFAHVTRNVNNRTYEATTWQIVFGLDTVNDNGNYTLQLALASAQDAELQVRFNELGGANPPHFSTGPIGGDNAIARHGIHGLYWLYSIDVGNSLLQIGKNTIYLTQSRSISPFQGVMYDYLRLEGPPQDQ is encoded by the exons ATGGAGATCAGGGCAAACTGGAGTAGGCAATGGGGTTCTCTAGTTGGCTGCAGCTCAGGAGCCGTGATTCTACTGctgttcttcttcttgcttGTTGATCGTTCTGAGAAGACCTTAGTTAG GAGAGTTCTATGGAACGACGGTCAAGATTCTCATCCTGACGTGAAGCTCTATACTGACAATCCCCAACAG GTGGTGGTGGACAATGGCCTCCTGCAAGTAAATTTCTCTAGACCAGATGGTCATGTCTTGGGAATAAAGTACAATGGTATCGATAATTTACTTGAAGAACGTAATAGCAGAGAGGATAGAGG GTATTGGGATGTGGTTTGGAATGAGCCAGAGGGTCGTGGTACTGGGATCTTCGAGAG AGTAGCAGCAACAAAATTCAGGATTATAACTGAGAGAGAAGACCAAGTAGAGCTTTCATTTAGCACGACATGGGACGTCTCGCTCCGGGGACGGAAAGTTCCCTTGATCATAGACAAAAG GTACATATTGCAGCGTGAAATTTCTGGATTTTATTCGTACGGAATATTTGAGCGTCTTGAAGGATGGCCGGCGGTGGAGATTCCTCAGATTAGAGCTGTTTACAAGCTCCAAAAGGACAA ATTTCACTTCATGGCTGTATCGGAGGACAAGCAGAGGATCATGCCAATGCCGGAAGACCGCCTCAAGGGTCAAGCCCTCGCCTACCCGGAGGCTGTTCTTTTGACCGATCCAACAGATTCTGAACTTAGAGGAGAG GTGGATGACAAGTACCAATACTCGTTGGAGGACAAAGATAACAAAGTTCATGGGTGGATATCAGCTGATCCACCTGTCGGATTCTGGATGATAACTCCCAGTGATGAGTTCCGTACAGCGGGACCCATCAAGCAAGACCTCACCTCCCATGTCGGCCCCATTACCCTTGCG ATGTTTTTGAGCACCCACTACGGTGGGAAGGAAACAGAGATGAAGTTTGAAGAAGGAGAGGCATGGAAAAAAGTTTTTGGCCCTGTATTTGTTTATCTTAATTCTGTTGACAATGGAGAGAATCCCTTGGAACTTTGGGCAAACGCCAAAGAGCAG ATGCTGATTGAAGTGGAAAGCTGGCCTTACGATTTCACTCAGTCAGAAGATTTCCTTTCTGCTGATCAGCGTGGAACAGTTTCTGGTCAATTGCTAGTCCGTGAACC gtatGTGAATGAGAGATTAATGTGGGGGCAATCTGCATATGTGGGCTTAGCGGCTCCAGGAGAGAAGGGATCATGGCAAAGGGAAAGCAAG GGATATCAATTTTGGAGTGAAGCTGACGAGCAAggatatttcataattaaaaatgtcAGACCAGGGGATTATAATTTGTATGCATGGGTCCATGGTTTCATTGGGGATTACAAAAATGATACCCAAATCACCATCACACCAG GCTGTGAAATCAAACTGGATGTATTGGTGTACGAGCCTCCAAGACATGGTCCGACTGTGTGGGAAATTGGCATCCCCGACCGCACCGCCGGAGAGTTCTATGTTCCTGATCCATACCCGACACTCATGAACCGATTGTACAACAATCACCTAGAAAA GTTCAGACAATATGGTTTATGGGAACGGTATGCAGATTTATATCCCGATCAGGATCTCATCTACACCATTAACAATGGCGATTATCATACTGATTGGTTTTTCGCCCACGTCACGAG AAATGTTAATAATCGTACATACGAAGCAACAACATGGCAGATCGTGTTTGGACTAGACACTGTGAACGACAACGGCAATTACACACTGCAATTAGCATTGGCTTCAGCGCAAGATGCTGAATTGCAG GTTCGGTTCAACGAGTTGGGCGGTGCCAACCCTCCTCACTTTTCAACAGGACCCATTGGTGGAGACAATGCCATCGCAAGGCACGGAATCCATGGCTTATATTGGTTGTATAGCATTGATGTAGGAAACAGTCTTCTCCAAATAGGTAAAAATACAATCTATCTCACACAGTCAAGGAGCATAAGCCCTTTTCAAGGGGTCATGTATGATTACCTTCGTCTTGAAGGGCCTCCTCAAGATCAATAG